In a genomic window of uncultured Flavobacterium sp.:
- a CDS encoding alpha/beta hydrolase encodes MDKHYKKEGKYSYYEAGEGTPIVILHGLMGGLSNFDAVAEYFPTKGYKVVIPDLPIYTQSILKTNVKSFAKYVKDFITFKGFDQVILLGNSLGGHIALYHTKMYPEKVAGLVITGSSGLYESAMGDSYPKRGDYEYIKKKAEDVFYDPAIATPELIDEVYATVNDRIKLIKTLTIAKSAIRHNMAKDLPKMTVETCIIWGKNDAVTPPNVAEEFDKLLPNSTLYWIDKCGHAAMMEHPQEFNTILEEWLVKKNL; translated from the coding sequence ATGGACAAACACTACAAAAAAGAAGGCAAATACAGCTATTATGAAGCTGGAGAAGGAACTCCTATCGTGATTTTACATGGCTTAATGGGAGGCCTAAGTAACTTTGATGCTGTAGCAGAATATTTCCCAACAAAAGGATACAAAGTTGTTATCCCGGATTTGCCAATCTATACCCAAAGTATTTTAAAAACAAACGTAAAAAGCTTTGCGAAATACGTAAAGGACTTTATTACTTTTAAAGGATTTGATCAGGTAATTTTGTTAGGCAACTCTCTTGGAGGACATATTGCTCTTTATCACACCAAAATGTATCCCGAAAAAGTAGCCGGACTCGTAATTACCGGAAGTTCTGGACTTTACGAAAGCGCAATGGGCGATAGCTACCCAAAAAGAGGCGACTATGAATACATCAAAAAGAAGGCTGAAGATGTATTTTACGATCCTGCAATTGCAACTCCCGAGCTTATTGATGAAGTGTATGCAACGGTAAACGACCGCATAAAACTGATCAAAACTTTAACGATTGCCAAAAGCGCAATTCGTCATAATATGGCAAAAGATTTACCAAAAATGACAGTAGAAACCTGTATCATTTGGGGTAAAAATGACGCCGTTACACCACCCAATGTTGCCGAAGAATTTGATAAATTATTGCCTAATTCAACTTTGTATTGGATAGACAAATGTGGACACGCTGCTATGATGGAACACCCTCAGGAATTCAACACAATTCTTGAAGAATGGCTCGTTAAAAAGAATTTATAG
- the yihA gene encoding ribosome biogenesis GTP-binding protein YihA/YsxC, producing MKINTAEFIISNSEVAKCPQDFLPEYAFIGRSNVGKSSLINMLTNHKNLAKTSGRPGKTQLINHFKINNNWFLVDLPGYGYAKVSKKTKSVFQQFITDYFETREQLVCAFVLIDIRHEAQNIDIEFMSYMGESEIPFCIIFTKADKISKTKVDSHIAAYKKQMFANNWEEMPHYFVTSATESIGKDDVLNYIDEVNQEVFKNSNKF from the coding sequence ATGAAAATTAATACCGCCGAATTTATTATCAGTAATTCCGAAGTAGCAAAATGTCCACAGGATTTTTTGCCGGAATATGCTTTTATCGGACGATCTAACGTTGGTAAATCTTCGTTGATCAATATGCTTACCAATCATAAAAACTTAGCTAAAACTTCAGGAAGACCAGGAAAAACTCAGCTGATTAATCACTTTAAGATTAACAACAATTGGTTTTTGGTCGATTTACCTGGTTATGGTTATGCGAAAGTATCAAAAAAAACAAAATCAGTTTTTCAGCAATTTATAACTGATTATTTCGAAACAAGAGAACAACTTGTTTGCGCCTTTGTTTTGATTGATATTCGCCACGAAGCTCAAAATATAGACATTGAATTTATGTCGTATATGGGAGAAAGTGAAATTCCGTTTTGTATTATCTTCACTAAAGCAGATAAAATCAGCAAGACTAAAGTTGACTCTCATATTGCAGCATACAAAAAACAAATGTTTGCTAATAACTGGGAAGAAATGCCACACTATTTTGTAACCTCGGCTACAGAATCAATAGGAAAAGATGATGTTTTAAATTATATCGACGAAGTAAATCAGGAAGTTTTTAAAAACAGTAACAAGTTTTAA